A genomic segment from Triticum dicoccoides isolate Atlit2015 ecotype Zavitan chromosome 1A, WEW_v2.0, whole genome shotgun sequence encodes:
- the LOC119363321 gene encoding 7-deoxyloganetin glucosyltransferase-like, with the protein MGVEEGEKPHAVCLPAPAQGHITPMLEMAKLLHARGFHITFVNTEFNHRGLLRSRGAAALDGLPSFRFAAIPDGLPASDADATQDVPALCYAMMTTFLPHLRALLAKLNDPGSGVPPITCLVVDGVASFSYDAAQELGVPCAALWTSSACGFMGYRHFRRLIDRDLVPFKDEEQLTDNGHLDTAVDGMSGMCHGIRLRDFPTMIRTTDRDDIMLNYVMREAERLSLPDAVLLNTFDALEQPVLDAMHAILPPMYTVGPLHLHASSVVPTGTPLDGLGSNLWKEQDGLLAWLDGHGAGAVVYVNYGSVAVMTNEQLLELGWGLADSGYAFIWNVRPDLVRGETAVMPPEFLASVHGRAMLTTWCPQAEVLGHEAVGVFLTHSGWNSTLESISAGVPMLCWPFAGEQQTNCRYKCTEWGIGMEIGGEVKRAEVAAMIREAMVGGKGREMRRHAAEWKEKAQRASLPGGAAEANLDEVIRSVLLAKYYNI; encoded by the exons ATGGGCGTGGAAGAAGGCGAGAAGCCGCACGCCGTGTGCCTGCCGGCACCGGCGCAAGGGCACATCACGCCGATGCTGGAGATGGCCAAGCTGCTCCACGCCCGGGGCTTCCACATCACCTTCGTCAACACCGAGTTCAACCATCGCGGGCTGCTCCGCTCCCGCGGGGCGGCGGCACTTGACGGCCTCCCGAGCTTCCGCTTCGCCGCGATACCGGACGGGCTCCCCGCGTCAGACGCCGACGCCACCCAGGACGTCCCCGCCCTGTGCTACGCCATGATGACCACCTTTCTCCCCCACCTCCGGGCCCTTCTTGCCAAGCTCAATGACCCGGGCTCCGGGGTGCCGCCGATCACCTGCCTCGTCGTCGACGGTGTCGCATCGTTCAGCTACGATGCCGCGCAGGAGCTCGGCGTGCCTTGCGCCGCGTTGTGGACGTCCAGCGCTTGCGGGTTCATGGGTTACCGCCACTTCCGTCGGCTAATCGACCGGGATCTTGTGCCTTTCAAAG ACGAGGAGCAGCTGACGGACAATGGGCATCTCGACACGGCGGTCGACGGCATGAGCGGCATGTGCCATGGCATACGGCTGCGCGACTTCCCGACGATGATCCGCACCACCGACCGCGACGACATCATGCTCAACTACGTCATGCGCGAGGCCGAGAGGCTGTCGCTCCCCGACGCCGTGCTGCTCAACACCTTCGACGCACTCGAGCAGCCGGTTCTCGACGCCATGCACGCCATCCTCCCGCCCATGTACACCGTCGGCCCGCTGCATCTCCACGCCAGCAGCGTCGTCCCCACCGGCACCCCGCTCGACGGCCTCGGCTCCAACCTCTGGAAGGAGCAGGACGGCCTCCTCGCGTGGCTCGACGGGCACGGCGCCGGAGCCGTCGTGTACGTCAACTACGGAAGCGTCGCCGTGATGACGAACGAGCAGCTCCTGGAGCTCGGGTGGGGGCTGGCCGACAGCGGCTACGCGTTCATATGGAACGTCCGGCCGGACCTCGTCAGGGGAGAGACCGCCGTGATGCCGCCGGAGTTCCTAGCATCGGTCCACGGCCGCGCCATGCTCACGACGTGGTGCCCGCAGGCGGAGGTCCTCGGGCACGAGGCGGTGGGGGTGTTCCTGACGCACTCCGGCTGGAACTCCACGCTCGAGAGCATCTCCGCCGGCGTGCCGATGCTGTGCTGGCCGTTCGCCGGGGAGCAGCAGACCAACTGTCGGTACAAGTGCACCGAGTGGGGGATCGGGATGGAGATCGGCGGCGAGGTGAAGCGGGCGGAAGTGGCGGCGATGATACGCGAGGCGATGGTGGGGGGCAAGGGGCGGGAGATGAGGCGGCATGCGGCGGAGTGGAAGGAGAAGGCCCAGCGTGCGTCGCTGCCAGGTGGGGCCGCAGAGGCCAACCTAGACGAGGTGATTCGTAGCGTGCTCCTCGCCAAGTACTACAACATTTAG
- the LOC119363331 gene encoding mitochondrial pyruvate carrier 1-like gives MATALKAFLNSPVGPRTTHFWGPVSNWGFILAGMADMNKPPELISGHMTAVMCVYSGLFMRFAWVVRPRNYFLMATHASNESVQLYQLSRYARAQGYLEKKEPEAQQ, from the exons ATGGCTACGGCGCTCAAGGCGTTCTTGAACAGCCCCGTCGGCCCCAGGACCACGCACTTCTGGGGACCCGTCAGCAACTGGGGCTTCATCCTCGCG GGTATGGCTGACATGAACAAGCCACCTGAATTGATATCCGGCCATATGACTGCAG TCATGTGTGTGTATTCTGGCCTATTTATGAGGTTCGCATGGGTGGTACGGCCGCGGAACTATTTTCTTATGGCAACCCATGCCTCCAACGAAAGCGTTCAACTCTACCAGTTATCTCGCTATGCTAGGGCTCAAGG TTACCTAGAGAAGAAAGAGCCTGAAGCCCAACAGTAA